The Clostridiaceae bacterium HFYG-1003 genome includes a window with the following:
- a CDS encoding Crp/Fnr family transcriptional regulator, translating into MKPQAEAQECQTCHHEDVCVSHVPAFMKLSRAEIDAIARLVEHRDYPNQEIIFREGDPTDRLIILHRGKVKLIRYGQEGEEIVLDIMTPGDIHGGDELFSTQRQKETAVTMSPVGICLISYERIKELIMEQPRIGIKIMEYLSLKLDQSHALLEIISTRDTMKKLVMFLLERRQRTGSDQLELTQSDIGNSIHLTKETVNRKLSELAESGLITKGHGWIQLKNIEGLEELLQS; encoded by the coding sequence ATGAAACCCCAGGCAGAAGCACAGGAGTGCCAGACCTGCCACCACGAGGATGTCTGTGTGAGCCATGTGCCCGCATTTATGAAGTTGTCCCGGGCGGAGATCGATGCCATCGCCCGTCTGGTTGAGCATCGCGACTATCCGAATCAGGAAATCATATTTCGAGAAGGCGATCCGACGGACCGTCTTATTATCCTGCACCGGGGCAAGGTCAAACTGATCCGCTACGGTCAGGAGGGTGAGGAAATTGTTCTGGATATAATGACTCCGGGAGATATCCATGGCGGCGATGAGCTGTTCTCCACCCAGCGGCAGAAGGAAACGGCAGTGACCATGAGTCCGGTTGGAATCTGTTTAATCTCCTATGAGCGCATCAAGGAGCTCATAATGGAACAGCCCCGGATCGGAATCAAGATCATGGAGTACCTGTCGCTGAAACTGGATCAGAGCCATGCGCTCCTGGAAATTATTTCGACCCGGGACACCATGAAAAAGCTGGTAATGTTCCTGCTGGAGCGCCGGCAGCGCACGGGTTCGGATCAGCTGGAACTGACCCAGTCCGATATCGGAAACTCCATCCATCTGACCAAGGAAACGGTGAATCGGAAATTGAGCGAACTGGCTGAATCAGGCCTCATCACGAAGGGCCATGGCTGGATTCAGCTGAAAAATATCGAAGGGCTGGAAGAACTCCTTCAAAGTTGA
- a CDS encoding MBL fold metallo-hydrolase has translation MKRTVKNNVSWIGKIDWELDTFHGDDYSVNHGSSQNAYLIEEEKTVLIDTVWTPHSTEFLDNLKKEVDLAKIDYIIVNHGEVDHSGVLPQLMKEIPNTPIYCTANAVKSLVGQYHHPEWNFNVVKTGDSLDIGNGKQLVFVEMRMLHWPDSMATYMTGDNILFSNDAFGQHFACDELFNDKADQCLLWEEAIKYYANILSPFSPLVKKKITEVVGLNLPIDIIAPSHGVIWRENPLQIIEAYAKWSDDYQEDQITVIYDTMWDGTKKIAHRIAQELSEMAPTTKIKVYSISTTDKNDIMTEVFKSKAIAVGSPTVGQDILSSVGGWLHFLKELKMTGKKAAVFGCYGWSGEGNKVLREMLEKAGFPVTDVEIKCNWNPTEEVLAQAKAVAQSLL, from the coding sequence ATGAAAAGAACGGTCAAGAACAACGTCTCATGGATCGGAAAAATCGACTGGGAACTGGATACCTTCCACGGGGATGACTATAGCGTCAACCATGGTTCCAGCCAGAATGCCTACCTGATTGAGGAAGAAAAAACAGTTTTGATCGACACGGTCTGGACCCCGCATTCGACGGAATTCCTCGACAACCTCAAGAAAGAGGTGGATCTGGCCAAGATTGACTACATCATCGTCAATCACGGGGAAGTCGATCACTCCGGTGTTCTGCCCCAGCTCATGAAAGAAATTCCCAATACTCCCATTTACTGCACCGCCAATGCCGTAAAATCTCTGGTGGGACAGTACCACCATCCGGAGTGGAACTTCAATGTGGTGAAAACCGGGGACAGCCTGGACATCGGCAACGGCAAGCAGCTGGTATTCGTAGAAATGCGCATGCTGCACTGGCCTGATTCCATGGCAACCTATATGACCGGCGACAATATCCTGTTCTCCAATGATGCCTTCGGCCAGCACTTTGCCTGCGACGAGCTCTTCAATGACAAGGCGGACCAGTGTTTGCTCTGGGAAGAGGCTATCAAGTACTATGCCAACATCCTGTCGCCCTTCTCGCCCCTGGTCAAGAAAAAGATCACAGAAGTGGTCGGACTCAACCTGCCCATCGACATCATCGCTCCGAGCCACGGCGTAATCTGGCGGGAAAATCCGCTGCAGATCATTGAGGCTTATGCCAAGTGGAGTGATGACTATCAGGAGGATCAGATCACGGTGATCTATGATACGATGTGGGACGGCACCAAGAAGATTGCTCACCGCATCGCGCAGGAGCTGAGCGAGATGGCGCCGACCACCAAGATCAAGGTCTACAGCATCTCGACCACCGACAAGAATGACATCATGACGGAAGTCTTCAAATCCAAAGCCATCGCGGTGGGATCTCCCACCGTGGGACAGGATATCCTCTCCTCTGTCGGCGGCTGGCTGCACTTCCTGAAGGAACTGAAGATGACCGGCAAGAAAGCCGCGGTGTTTGGCTGTTATGGCTGGAGCGGTGAAGGCAATAAGGTGCTCCGGGAAATGCTTGAAAAAGCCGGTTTCCCCGTAACCGATGTTGAAATCAAGTGCAACTGGAATCCCACCGAGGAAGTTCTCGCTCAGGCGAAGGCGGTTGCCCAGTCGCTGCTGTAG
- a CDS encoding LysR family transcriptional regulator, whose protein sequence is MNLDSIQTFLLLAQTQSFTRTAEQLFCTQAAVSMRIQRLEEYFECALFTRNKKRAELTKEGQLLLPYAQQIQNSFANARTHLLQSKLMEESHFAITSSSTPGTYILPSLLLKFQQKYPFITIVNNVQYTKNVIDQVLDGTYPMGFISKPEFEAPPELVCESILEDPLLIVVPPDHRFTHRPSINLNELAEETFLISNPHTSLIPYLEQAGKFRFDSKRLFSVGSIEAIKQSLYNRMGISILSESAVRQELDLGLLCRVNLTQSIPLCRNIYYIHRRDRRLTLASDLFLKFIRESLTENSATAFPDPK, encoded by the coding sequence ATGAATCTGGATTCCATTCAAACCTTTCTTCTTCTGGCACAGACCCAAAGTTTTACCCGAACCGCCGAACAGCTGTTCTGCACGCAGGCTGCCGTATCCATGCGGATCCAGCGCCTCGAGGAGTATTTCGAGTGCGCGCTGTTCACCCGCAACAAGAAACGGGCCGAGCTGACCAAAGAAGGCCAGCTCCTGCTGCCCTACGCTCAGCAGATTCAGAACAGCTTTGCCAACGCCCGAACGCATCTGCTTCAGTCGAAACTGATGGAGGAGTCGCATTTTGCCATCACCTCTTCCAGTACGCCCGGAACTTACATTCTGCCCAGCCTTCTGCTGAAGTTTCAGCAGAAATATCCCTTCATCACCATTGTGAACAACGTCCAGTACACTAAAAATGTGATTGACCAGGTGCTGGACGGAACCTACCCCATGGGCTTTATTTCAAAACCGGAATTCGAGGCTCCGCCGGAGCTGGTCTGTGAGTCCATCCTGGAGGATCCTCTCCTGATCGTTGTTCCGCCGGATCATCGCTTCACGCACCGGCCTTCCATCAACCTGAACGAGCTGGCGGAAGAAACATTTCTGATCTCCAATCCCCATACCTCCCTGATTCCGTATCTGGAACAAGCCGGAAAGTTCAGATTCGATTCCAAGCGCCTGTTCTCCGTCGGCTCCATTGAAGCCATCAAGCAAAGTCTGTACAATCGCATGGGGATATCCATCCTGTCCGAAAGCGCCGTCCGGCAGGAACTGGATCTTGGTCTACTGTGCAGGGTGAATCTGACTCAGTCGATTCCGCTGTGCCGCAACATTTACTATATTCACCGCCGGGACCGCAGACTTACTCTGGCTTCCGACTTGTTCCTGAAGTTCATCCGAGAGTCTCTGACCGAGAATTCGGCCACAGCGTTCCCCGATCCGAAATGA
- a CDS encoding anion permease has protein sequence MESPVKVTKQKSPFEQKMKFFGLPLAFIIFALIYLMPTPEGLSYAGKMAMGIFLSALTLWITESLPNYAVSLLVIVALPLSGAWSEEQAMSVLGYEVIWLTFAAFIIASGMEKSGLAKRMALSLLVKFGKTANSIMALLIATNFLIAFIVPSTTARAAMMFPIVLLVVEAFELSIQDPKNNFGKSLALHGIQANNLSTAAIVTATSSQILAISFIKDLTGHEVSWLEWFMASAPVTIATLVAMFFIGKVLFPLPKTEKNKKIDISRLREEKDKLGKMSLDEKKALVIFLGTLSLWALDSLQLKFFGFRLSLVMVALLSAAMFFMPYIGILKWKEAKISWNLLIFACGAYAGGVALDETGLAAWGLNKIFSRIGIENMSFIVLFAVVTFIASFSHFLFTSKTVRTIILIPTIIGIAKATGYDPVALALPAAFCIADTITLPPHSKVNLIYYGTGFFTVLEQLTYGVLVLLVKWGLMVVAALTWFKILGIA, from the coding sequence ATGGAATCACCAGTAAAAGTGACCAAGCAGAAAAGTCCGTTTGAGCAAAAAATGAAGTTCTTCGGTCTGCCGCTGGCCTTTATCATCTTTGCACTGATTTATTTGATGCCGACACCCGAAGGATTGTCCTACGCCGGTAAAATGGCGATGGGAATTTTTCTTTCCGCACTGACACTCTGGATCACAGAGAGTCTGCCGAATTATGCAGTATCGCTGCTCGTGATCGTTGCTCTGCCTCTGTCAGGAGCCTGGAGTGAAGAACAGGCCATGAGCGTTCTGGGATATGAAGTGATCTGGCTGACCTTTGCCGCCTTCATTATCGCGTCCGGCATGGAAAAAAGCGGCCTGGCCAAGCGCATGGCACTCTCGCTGCTGGTTAAGTTCGGCAAGACAGCCAACAGCATTATGGCGCTGCTGATTGCCACGAACTTCCTGATCGCTTTTATCGTGCCCTCCACCACAGCGCGGGCGGCCATGATGTTCCCCATCGTATTGCTGGTGGTGGAAGCCTTTGAGCTGAGTATCCAGGACCCGAAGAATAATTTTGGCAAGTCGCTGGCTCTGCATGGCATTCAGGCGAACAATCTGTCCACGGCGGCGATCGTGACCGCAACCTCATCTCAGATTCTGGCCATCAGCTTCATCAAGGATCTGACCGGTCATGAAGTTTCGTGGCTGGAGTGGTTCATGGCATCCGCACCGGTTACCATTGCCACCCTGGTTGCCATGTTCTTCATCGGAAAAGTTCTGTTTCCTTTGCCCAAGACCGAAAAAAACAAAAAGATTGACATCTCCCGGCTGCGTGAGGAAAAAGACAAGCTGGGCAAGATGTCGCTGGACGAGAAAAAGGCCCTGGTCATTTTCCTGGGAACGCTTTCCCTCTGGGCGCTGGACAGCCTGCAGCTGAAGTTCTTTGGCTTCCGGCTCAGCCTGGTCATGGTCGCGCTCCTGTCGGCCGCCATGTTCTTCATGCCCTATATTGGCATCCTGAAGTGGAAGGAAGCCAAGATTTCCTGGAATCTTCTGATCTTTGCCTGCGGCGCTTATGCCGGCGGCGTCGCGCTGGATGAAACCGGTCTGGCGGCCTGGGGCCTGAATAAGATCTTCTCCCGCATCGGGATTGAAAACATGAGCTTTATCGTGCTGTTTGCCGTCGTAACCTTTATCGCCAGCTTCAGCCACTTCCTGTTTACCTCCAAGACGGTACGAACCATTATCCTGATCCCGACCATCATCGGAATCGCCAAGGCCACTGGCTATGATCCGGTTGCGCTGGCTCTGCCGGCTGCCTTCTGCATCGCCGATACCATTACTCTGCCGCCGCATTCCAAGGTCAACCTGATCTACTACGGAACCGGATTCTTTACAGTGCTGGAGCAGCTCACCTACGGAGTTCTGGTGCTGCTGGTGAAGTGGGGTCTCATGGTGGTTGCCGCGCTGACCTGGTTCAAGATTCTTGGGATCGCATAG
- the apgM gene encoding 2,3-bisphosphoglycerate-independent phosphoglycerate mutase, whose protein sequence is MRKKQGLLIIADGLGDRPIARLNHKTPLEAALTPNLDQLAAMGMTGNVYPIAPGKPVGTDVGHLHIFGYDSAVTYSGRGPLEAFSGGLDLMDGDVAFRGNFATIDEAGIVIDRRAGRIRTGTASLADALTGMVLSDGTTVLVKELTEHRVAVVLRGRGLSDRVSDADPGTAHEGELLPRPQGTDGSAEAARTAELLWEFLTRATPVLNDHPVNQARLVQGLLPANVILTRGSGQKMAFQTLKERNGIRGACIGGDLTVLGIAGIVGMSVFTDDSFTGSFDTNLKGKSDWAIELVHQGYDWVVVHIKATDLAGHDNAPEKKIGMIEAIDAMMGDLMRAVDLEQCLISFTADHSTPCEVRDHSGDGVPTIIAGTGCRRDGISSCSEKDFVRGSLSGLTANDIFNLQMDLMGFSRKIGS, encoded by the coding sequence ATGAGAAAGAAACAAGGACTGCTGATCATTGCGGATGGGCTGGGTGACCGTCCCATTGCGCGATTGAATCATAAAACTCCGCTGGAAGCGGCTCTGACACCGAATCTGGACCAGCTGGCCGCGATGGGCATGACGGGCAATGTCTACCCCATCGCGCCAGGCAAGCCGGTTGGCACCGATGTCGGGCATCTTCATATCTTTGGGTATGACAGTGCCGTGACCTATTCCGGTCGGGGACCGCTGGAGGCGTTCAGCGGCGGCCTGGACCTGATGGACGGCGACGTGGCGTTTCGGGGGAATTTCGCCACCATCGACGAGGCTGGAATTGTTATTGACCGGCGCGCCGGCCGGATCAGAACCGGTACCGCCTCTCTGGCGGACGCTTTGACCGGCATGGTTCTGAGTGATGGAACGACAGTCCTGGTCAAGGAACTGACCGAGCACCGGGTAGCCGTTGTGCTGCGCGGCCGCGGATTGTCCGACCGGGTCAGCGATGCGGATCCGGGGACGGCTCATGAAGGGGAGCTTCTGCCCCGGCCGCAGGGAACGGATGGAAGCGCCGAAGCCGCCAGAACGGCTGAGCTGCTTTGGGAATTTCTCACCCGGGCTACACCGGTACTCAATGATCATCCGGTCAACCAGGCCAGACTGGTCCAGGGATTGCTACCGGCCAATGTCATCCTGACCCGGGGCAGCGGTCAGAAAATGGCGTTCCAGACCCTGAAAGAACGCAATGGGATCAGAGGAGCCTGCATCGGAGGGGATTTAACGGTGCTTGGCATCGCCGGCATTGTAGGAATGAGCGTGTTTACCGACGACTCGTTCACCGGCAGCTTTGATACCAATTTAAAGGGAAAGTCAGACTGGGCGATTGAGCTTGTCCATCAGGGATATGACTGGGTTGTCGTTCATATCAAAGCCACCGATCTGGCCGGCCATGACAATGCGCCGGAGAAAAAGATCGGGATGATCGAAGCGATTGACGCGATGATGGGGGATCTGATGCGGGCCGTTGATCTGGAGCAATGCCTGATCTCCTTCACTGCCGATCATTCAACTCCCTGCGAAGTGCGGGATCACTCCGGTGACGGGGTTCCGACCATTATTGCCGGAACGGGTTGCCGCCGCGACGGAATCAGTTCCTGTTCCGAGAAAGACTTTGTCAGAGGCAGCCTCTCCGGGCTGACCGCCAATGACATATTCAACCTCCAGATGGATTTAATGGGATTCTCCCGCAAGATTGGCTCCTAG
- a CDS encoding DUF4173 domain-containing protein, whose translation MEQPIIPDALPLSQGEFQSRLAGSKELIQTIHPMRRRLLTLFGIPMAWFFANHYLATPRGFYQALFWPFFVLVGFWFFKDYLRYRDITVAFALGAVLAGSAHAALYASVPLSVINFIGLPLLAVFSLVLALRSHPNMTPRPFLTALDVLLTGPLRSLYYLPGFLRSPGHKPVKATCRKTAQDVVIGLLITLPLILFLLSLLTRADAEFARSLGSFWQNFLSGFQLSQAASRIVGTLMALVYFLGVIITLLLTRDHPPMVISTDSKHSSTISLVVLWSVNTLYALFTLTQFRTLYFPKTALSAMNQSISQYARSGFFSLLLVLAINLLLLWVLYSFTNDSPLTNRWMKSGFLLMMLFTANMIISSFYKMGLYESEFGYTHLRLFVKFALIFFALGLILVGLHLAGKNRSLLKSLTLLALSLYMVLNLLNLDGLIAVKAQSIYQNRGRLDIAYLSELTADAYGPMKAAFQFDQSSDPRIIELKNKYTGKIYHDLNDEYLLLHPLARTLSELRIRP comes from the coding sequence ATGGAACAACCAATTATTCCAGATGCATTGCCGCTGTCCCAGGGAGAATTCCAATCCCGCCTTGCCGGCAGCAAAGAATTGATTCAAACGATTCATCCGATGCGACGACGCCTTCTGACGTTATTTGGCATCCCGATGGCCTGGTTCTTCGCCAATCATTATCTGGCGACTCCCCGAGGCTTCTACCAGGCTTTGTTCTGGCCGTTTTTCGTCCTGGTTGGCTTCTGGTTCTTCAAGGATTACCTCCGGTACCGGGACATCACCGTGGCCTTTGCCCTGGGGGCGGTTCTGGCCGGTTCCGCCCATGCCGCTCTGTATGCTTCGGTCCCGCTGTCCGTGATCAATTTTATCGGACTGCCGCTTCTGGCTGTATTCAGCCTCGTTCTGGCATTGCGAAGCCATCCGAACATGACACCTAGGCCATTCCTGACCGCTCTGGACGTCCTTCTGACCGGCCCTTTGCGCAGCTTGTACTACCTGCCTGGTTTTTTGAGAAGCCCGGGGCACAAGCCCGTCAAAGCCACCTGCCGAAAGACTGCTCAGGACGTTGTGATTGGATTGCTCATCACCTTGCCCCTGATTCTCTTCCTGCTCAGTCTGCTGACCCGGGCGGATGCCGAATTCGCCCGTTCCCTCGGGAGTTTCTGGCAGAACTTCCTGTCCGGTTTCCAACTGAGCCAGGCGGCGAGCCGGATCGTTGGCACTCTTATGGCCCTGGTCTATTTTCTTGGGGTGATCATCACTCTCCTGCTGACCAGAGACCATCCACCGATGGTAATCAGCACGGATTCCAAACACTCTTCGACGATTTCACTGGTGGTTCTCTGGTCGGTCAATACTCTGTACGCCCTGTTTACTCTGACGCAGTTCCGTACTCTGTACTTCCCCAAAACAGCGTTAAGCGCAATGAATCAGAGCATTTCCCAGTACGCCCGATCCGGCTTCTTCAGTCTGCTTCTGGTACTGGCCATCAACCTGCTCTTGCTGTGGGTGCTGTACAGCTTTACCAATGACTCTCCCCTGACGAATCGCTGGATGAAATCCGGTTTTCTCCTGATGATGCTCTTCACGGCCAACATGATTATCTCCAGTTTTTACAAGATGGGGCTGTATGAGTCCGAATTTGGCTACACTCATCTGAGGCTGTTCGTCAAGTTCGCACTAATCTTCTTTGCCCTTGGTCTCATCCTGGTGGGATTGCATCTGGCCGGCAAAAACCGCAGTCTGCTGAAATCATTGACTCTGCTGGCGCTGAGTCTCTATATGGTACTGAACCTGCTGAACCTGGACGGTCTGATCGCAGTCAAAGCTCAGTCAATTTACCAGAACCGGGGACGGCTTGATATCGCCTACCTGTCGGAACTGACAGCGGATGCCTACGGCCCCATGAAAGCCGCCTTCCAGTTTGATCAGTCCAGCGACCCCCGAATCATCGAGCTGAAAAATAAGTACACCGGCAAGATCTACCATGACCTGAATGATGAGTATCTCCTGCTGCACCCTCTGGCCAGAACGCTGAGTGAACTTCGAATCAGACCTTAA
- a CDS encoding DUF2975 domain-containing protein, protein MKKETWFLKLAVILIGFPVLVLAIALYPIVIREAAQGSSAMAGVLYAILMVIYLTAIPFYLALAQALKLLSLIDAGQAFSELAVQAIRRIKRYAGMIAGLYVLGLPLFYIAGEVDDAPGIILIGLFLVVAPAVVAVFAAVLEKLLSQAIELKTDQDLTV, encoded by the coding sequence TTGAAGAAAGAAACCTGGTTTCTGAAACTGGCGGTTATTCTGATCGGTTTTCCGGTTCTGGTCCTGGCAATCGCCCTTTATCCCATCGTGATCCGGGAAGCAGCCCAAGGAAGTTCGGCAATGGCCGGAGTGCTTTATGCCATACTGATGGTCATATATCTGACGGCAATTCCCTTCTATCTGGCACTGGCTCAGGCCCTGAAGCTGCTCAGCCTCATTGATGCCGGGCAGGCGTTTTCTGAGTTAGCGGTCCAGGCGATCCGGCGCATCAAGCGCTATGCCGGGATGATTGCCGGACTCTACGTGCTCGGACTTCCTCTATTTTATATTGCAGGTGAAGTGGATGATGCGCCGGGCATTATTCTGATCGGACTGTTTCTGGTCGTGGCTCCGGCGGTGGTTGCGGTGTTTGCCGCCGTGCTGGAAAAACTGCTCAGTCAGGCCATTGAGCTGAAAACCGACCAGGACCTGACGGTATGA
- a CDS encoding helix-turn-helix transcriptional regulator gives MAIIINLDVMLARRKMSVTELSERVGITMANISILKNGKAKAIRFSTLEEICKALDCQPGDILEYRPDQVRSAGE, from the coding sequence ATGGCAATAATAATCAACTTAGATGTCATGCTGGCCCGTCGCAAAATGAGCGTAACCGAACTGTCTGAGCGGGTGGGCATTACCATGGCTAATATTTCCATCCTGAAGAACGGAAAGGCAAAGGCGATTCGCTTTTCAACCCTGGAGGAAATCTGCAAGGCGCTGGACTGTCAGCCGGGCGATATCCTGGAGTACCGCCCGGATCAGGTTCGCTCAGCCGGTGAGTAA
- the rpsJ gene encoding 30S ribosomal protein S10, translating into MATQKIRIRLKAFDHSLLDQSAERIVDSAKNSGAKVVGPVPLPTDKEIVTILRAVHKYKDSREQFEIRTHKRLIDIINPTPKTVDALMRLDLPAGVDIEIKL; encoded by the coding sequence ATGGCAACTCAGAAAATCAGAATCAGACTCAAAGCCTTCGATCACTCTTTATTGGATCAGAGCGCAGAGAGAATCGTGGACAGCGCTAAGAATTCAGGCGCGAAGGTCGTAGGACCCGTTCCGCTGCCGACCGACAAGGAGATCGTTACGATCCTTCGGGCAGTCCACAAGTACAAAGATTCCAGAGAACAGTTCGAAATCCGGACTCACAAGAGATTGATCGACATCATCAACCCGACCCCAAAGACTGTCGATGCCCTTATGAGACTTGATTTGCCTGCTGGCGTCGATATCGAAATCAAGCTTTAA
- the rplC gene encoding 50S ribosomal protein L3, which produces MKKAIMGKKIGMTQIFDEQGRMIPVTVVEALPNVVVQIKTEEKEGYNAIQVGFGEIRESLVNKPRKGTFAKAGVTPKRFLKEFRLEDISSYNLKDEIKVDVFAEGEKIDVSGISKGKGFQGVIKRWNFSRGPETHGSKFHRAPGSQGASSDPSRTFKNRKMPGHMGNVKRTVLNLEIVKVMPERNVILIKGGIPGPNKGTVVIRNSVKA; this is translated from the coding sequence ATGAAGAAAGCAATCATGGGAAAGAAAATCGGGATGACCCAGATTTTCGATGAACAAGGCAGAATGATCCCTGTTACCGTCGTTGAAGCACTGCCAAACGTCGTTGTACAGATCAAAACAGAGGAAAAAGAAGGCTACAATGCAATCCAGGTTGGATTCGGCGAGATCAGAGAATCTCTCGTCAACAAACCGAGAAAGGGTACATTCGCTAAGGCAGGTGTAACTCCCAAACGGTTCCTGAAGGAATTCCGGCTGGAAGATATTTCCTCATACAATCTAAAAGATGAAATCAAAGTAGATGTGTTCGCAGAAGGCGAAAAGATTGACGTTTCCGGTATTTCCAAAGGAAAGGGATTCCAGGGCGTTATCAAGAGATGGAACTTCAGCCGCGGTCCTGAGACCCACGGATCCAAGTTCCACCGTGCACCTGGTTCCCAGGGAGCATCCTCCGATCCTTCCAGAACCTTCAAAAATAGAAAAATGCCCGGTCACATGGGTAATGTCAAAAGAACCGTGCTCAATCTTGAGATCGTCAAGGTTATGCCGGAACGCAACGTGATTTTGATCAAGGGCGGAATCCCAGGTCCCAACAAGGGAACCGTTGTGATCAGAAACAGCGTAAAAGCTTAG
- the rplD gene encoding 50S ribosomal protein L4 translates to MPKVGLYNIEGSQVGDVELNASVFDFPVNEAAMHQVILALLANKRQGTQSAKTRAEVSGGGIKPWRQKGTGRARQGSTRSPQWAHGGIVFAPKPRSYRMAIPKSMKRVAMKSALSSKVKEENVLVIDSLKMEAPKTRTMAELLKKLSVKKALIVTGDVEMNAYKSARNIEGITMVPCNNINVYDIVKYEKLILTQDAVKKIEEVYA, encoded by the coding sequence ATGCCGAAAGTTGGATTATATAACATTGAAGGCAGCCAGGTTGGCGATGTGGAACTGAACGCGTCAGTGTTCGATTTCCCGGTCAACGAAGCTGCAATGCATCAGGTCATCTTGGCTCTCCTTGCTAACAAGAGACAGGGAACCCAGTCAGCCAAGACCAGAGCGGAAGTTTCCGGAGGCGGAATCAAGCCGTGGCGTCAGAAGGGAACTGGCCGGGCTCGTCAGGGTTCCACCCGTTCACCGCAGTGGGCACATGGTGGTATCGTCTTCGCTCCGAAGCCGAGAAGCTACCGAATGGCCATTCCGAAGTCAATGAAGAGAGTTGCCATGAAATCTGCTTTATCCTCAAAGGTTAAAGAAGAGAACGTTCTGGTTATTGACTCCCTGAAAATGGAAGCTCCCAAGACCAGAACTATGGCTGAACTGCTCAAGAAGCTGTCCGTGAAGAAAGCCCTCATCGTTACCGGTGATGTGGAAATGAACGCGTACAAGAGCGCCAGAAACATTGAAGGGATCACCATGGTCCCCTGCAACAACATCAATGTTTATGACATCGTAAAATATGAAAAGCTCATCCTGACTCAGGATGCAGTCAAGAAAATTGAGGAGGTGTACGCATAA
- the rplW gene encoding 50S ribosomal protein L23 has product MKLTSWDIIRKPVITEKSMAGMEARKYTFLVHVDADKTMIKNAVEEAFGVTVESVKTQNRLGKDKRVGVHMGKRPDTKKAVVTLTQDSKSIEFFENMN; this is encoded by the coding sequence TTGAAGCTGACAAGCTGGGATATCATCAGAAAACCGGTCATCACTGAAAAATCAATGGCTGGTATGGAAGCAAGAAAGTACACATTCTTAGTTCATGTCGATGCAGACAAAACCATGATTAAGAACGCAGTCGAAGAGGCATTTGGCGTAACCGTCGAATCCGTGAAGACTCAGAACCGCCTTGGCAAGGACAAGCGGGTCGGCGTTCACATGGGCAAGCGTCCCGACACCAAGAAGGCTGTCGTAACTCTGACACAGGACTCCAAGTCCATCGAGTTCTTCGAAAACATGAACTAA
- the rplB gene encoding 50S ribosomal protein L2: MAIRGFKPTTPSRRQMTMSTFEEITTDKPEKSLLVTKKKQAGRNAHGKITVRHRGGGHKQKYRIIDFKRDKDGIPGKVATIEYDPNRSAYISLIVYADGEKRYIITPVGLKVGDKVESGVKADIKPGNALPMKNIPVGTVIHNIELQRGKGAQMVRSAGASAQLMAKEGDYATLRLPSGEMRYVRIECKATIGTVSNTTHEIENYGNAGRVRHLGIRPTVRGSVMNPVDHPHGGGEGKTPIGRPGPLTPWGKPALGLRTRKHKKYSDRLIVKRRNEK, from the coding sequence ATGGCAATCAGAGGTTTTAAACCGACGACACCTTCCAGAAGACAAATGACCATGAGCACCTTTGAGGAGATCACGACCGACAAGCCTGAAAAATCGCTTCTTGTCACCAAGAAGAAACAGGCCGGACGTAATGCCCATGGAAAGATCACTGTCAGACACAGAGGTGGCGGACACAAGCAGAAATACAGAATCATCGACTTTAAGAGAGACAAGGACGGCATTCCGGGAAAGGTCGCAACCATCGAGTACGATCCGAACCGCTCCGCATACATCTCACTCATCGTCTATGCTGATGGAGAGAAAAGATACATCATCACCCCGGTCGGACTCAAAGTCGGCGACAAGGTTGAATCCGGCGTGAAGGCTGACATTAAGCCAGGCAACGCGCTTCCGATGAAGAACATCCCGGTCGGTACTGTCATCCACAACATTGAGCTGCAGAGAGGCAAAGGGGCCCAGATGGTCCGTTCCGCCGGTGCATCCGCTCAGCTGATGGCTAAGGAAGGCGACTACGCCACCTTGAGACTTCCTTCCGGCGAAATGAGATACGTCCGGATCGAGTGCAAGGCTACGATCGGAACCGTCTCCAATACCACTCACGAAATTGAGAACTATGGTAATGCAGGACGCGTCAGACACCTTGGCATCCGTCCCACCGTCAGAGGTTCCGTCATGAACCCCGTGGATCACCCCCATGGTGGTGGAGAAGGAAAGACTCCGATCGGCCGTCCCGGCCCGCTTACTCCCTGGGGTAAACCGGCACTGGGTCTTAGAACAAGAAAGCACAAAAAATACTCTGACAGACTTATCGTCAAGAGAAGGAATGAGAAGTAA